One genomic region from Argentina anserina chromosome 2, drPotAnse1.1, whole genome shotgun sequence encodes:
- the LOC126784689 gene encoding protein PHOX1, which translates to MGKPTGKKKDHEVQKPGSKQGKTVDRNSKALDEDTAIFINMSQELREEGHKLFQKRDSEGAMLKYEKALKLLPKNHIDVAHLHSNMAACYMQMGLGEYPRAINECNLALEVSPKYSKALLRRSRCYEALNRLDLALRDVNTVLSMEPNNLNALEILESVKKVMSEKGIVVDEKEIGIANVQQTAPAARFRKVVKEKIKKKKGKRVGEKTEDKAVVEENVRAVKDKEVVTKTVEKDKLVPKHVEEEKQVANHVEEKHIEKKNVVTKTVKLVFGEDIRWAQLPVSCSMRLVREIVRDRFPGLKGVLVKYRDQEGDLVTITATNELRLAESSCDTRGSLRFYITEVSADQEPIYEGSSEEEVCKEDLTRSNGFENGDGGNHTEVGKGSTTCVEDWIIQFARLFKNHVGFDSDSYLDLHELGVKLYSEAMEDTVTLDDAQELFDIAAIKFQEMAALALFNWGNVHMSKARKWASLPEDASREAVIEHVKAAYEWAQKEYKKAESRYEEAVKVKPDFYEGYLALGQQQFEQAKLSWYYAIGSKIELQNEPSSEVLQLYNKAEDSMDKGMLLWEEMEERQLNGLSKEDKYRAQLQKMGLDGLFEEMSADEAAEQAANMKSQIYLLWGTLLYERSVVEYKLELPTWEECLEVAIEKFELCGASPTDIAVMIKNHCSNENAVEGMGFKIDEIIQAWNEMYDAKRWQFGVPSFRLEPLLRRRVPKLHSILEHA; encoded by the coding sequence ATGGGAAAGCCAACTGGGAAGAAGAAGGACCATGAAGTGCAGAAGCCTGGGAGTAAGCAGGGGAAAACTGTGGATCGGAACTCGAAAGCGTTGGACGAAGACACTGCTATCTTCATCAACATGTCCCAAGAGCTCAGAGAGGAAGGTCACAAGCTGTTCCAGAAGCGTGACAGTGAAGGGGCTATGTTGAAGTACGAGAAGGCGTTGAAACTGCTGCCGAAGAATCATATTGATGTTGCTCATTTACATAGTAACATGGCTGCGTGTTATATGCAAATGGGTCTTGGGGAGTATCCTCGAGCAATTAATGAATGCAATTTGGCGTTGGAGGTGTCACCGAAGTATAGTAAAGCGCTGTTGAGAAGGTCGAGGTGTTATGAGGCTTTGAATAGGTTGGATTTGGCATTGAGGGATGTTAATACTGTTTTGAGTATGGAGCCGAATAATTTGAATGCATTGGAGATTTTGGAGAGTGTGAAGAAGGTGATGAGTGAAAAGGGGATTGTTGTTGATGAGAAAGAAATTGGTATTGCTAATGTACAGCAGACCGCCCCTGCTGCTCGTTTTCGTAAAGTGGTGAAGGAGaagataaagaagaagaagggtaAGAGGGTTGGGGAGAAGACAGAGGACAAGGCTGTTGTGGAAGAAAATGTGAGAGCTGTCAAGGACAAAGAAGTGGTTACAAAGACTGTTGAGAAAGACAAACTGGTCCCAAAGCATGTTGAGGAAGAAAAACAAGTTGCGAATCATGTGGAAGAGAAGcatattgagaaaaaaaacGTAGTTACAAAAACGGTCAAGTTGGTATTCGGAGAGGATATAAGATGGGCTCAGTTACCAGTTAGCTGTAGCATGAGGCTGGTCAGGGAGATAGTTAGGGATCGATTTCCTGGCCTGAAGGGTGTCTTGGTGAAATATAGAGATCAAGAAGGTGATTTGGTTACAATTACAGCTACAAATGAGTTGAGGTTAGCCGAATCATCATGTGATACAAGGGGGTCGCTTAGATTTTATATAACAGAAGTCAGTGCTGATCAAGAACCAATTTATGAGGGCTCAAGTGAAGAGGAAGTGTGTAAGGAAGATCTGACGCGCAGTAATGGTTTTGAGAATGGGGACGGCGGAAATCATACAGAAGTGGGAAAAGGGTCTACAACTTGTGTTGAGGACTGGATTATCCAGTTTGCAAGATTGTTCAAGAACCATGTTGGTTTTGATTCTGATTCATACTTGGATCTTCACGAACTTGGGGTGAAGCTATACTCGGAGGCAATGGAAGACACTGTAACACTTGATGATGCTCAAGAACTTTTTGATATTGCTGCAATTAAGTTCCAAGAGATGGCGGCTTTGGCattgttcaattggggaaaTGTCCACATGTCTAAAGCAAGGAAGTGGGCATCCTTGCCTGAAGATGCTTCAAGGGAAGCCGTTATTGAACATGTCAAGGCTGCATATGAATGGGCGCAGAAAGAATATAAGAAGGCAGAGAGTAGGTACGAAGAAGCTGTGAAAGTAAAGCCAGACTTCTATGAAGGTTATCTTGCACTTGGCCAACAACAGTTTGAACAGGCTAAGCTTTCTTGGTACTATGCGATTGGAAGCAAGATTGAGTTGCAAAATGAGCCTTCTTCAGAGGTGCTTCAGCTTTATAACAAGGCTGAGGACAGCATGGACAAGGGAATGCTATTGtgggaagagatggaagagcGGCAGCTAAATGGACTCTCCAAAGAAGATAAGTATAGAGCCCAATTGCAGAAAATGGGATTGGATGGTCTATTTGAGGAGATGTCTGCTGATGAAGCTGCTGAACAGGCTGCAAATATGAAGTCACAAATATACCTCCTATGGGGAACCTTGCTGTATGAGCGTTCTGTTGTGGAATATAAGCTAGAGCTACCAACTTGGGAGGAATGTTTAGAAGTTGCCATTGAGAAGTTTGAACTTTGTGGAGCCTCTCCAACAGATATAGCTGTGATGATAAAGAATCACTGT